gttaaaaagagaaaaataataatatacgataatatttaatatttataaattataattatccaCTTGTAATAAACTAATTATTGATTGGTCTAAActtctatttttgttcttcctttattttacaaatctttcatatcaaataATATTACTCTATTTATAATTGCAAACATAGGAtattagaaagaaagaaaaaaacaagcaaaatatataacacggtcttttactttatttaattttattgggTAAGTCGCTTAAGTATGTTTTCAACTAGATCGTTTCAGAAGGAGTTTACCGAAGATTTTATGACACGGGAAATAAGTGAAAAAAAGGAAAGGAGAGAAAGCCAGAGAAAAAGGAAATAAGCTCACATTAATATTACTCACCAAACTCATTTAAGCCACATCAGTAACCACGTGTTTTTTGTTGTGTGTGAAAATAATAACCGATATCTCACCGTAACGTTTACAATCTTCTAATTGCCGTATAGTTGAATATTTTGCTCACATGATATATAATAGATTTCATCGTAAAATTTGatgcaattattttttcaaatcaatAAGGTTGGTAAGTTGACTATATATCTTTTAATCTACTTCCTCCTTATCTAAACTTAAacacatattatttatttcacatttattacaaaaaattgatagtataattaatgtgtttattttatataaaaatatcattaaattattatttgtatatatatatatatatttaatattaactttttatattttaagacaaattaataatactattaattataaatatattaaaaaataataataattatatataaaatcaaaacatataattaggaattttttttcaataggtATTAATAATTAAGAACAGAGGAcgtaaattttattaaaaataaataaaaaacaatgttTACAATATTCACAAAagaaatttcattaattatacATTTGCGTATTagagtaataatttttttttattgattacgGTAATCATATactttaaaaagttttatataatttaagttTCATTCAAAAAAGAAAGTTTATTGACAATTTATTACGAGGGGGAAGAATAACTTAGTGTCGGTGTGGAAATTAACCGGGACAATATAATTGGCGGGTCCGCTGAATCTTAATCACACCACACTTTTGGGGTAAAAAACCCCAAAGAAAGTGTATTGATTTGTTTTTGTCTTAATAAACAAATAGTACTACTTTTTTCTTAGTCACAAATAGCGGTAGTAGTGCTAATTTTTTCTGGTGTTATTTGTATTCTTCTTGTTTACGTTGTAATTTGttgtattatttttgttataaaatctATCATAAATTTAGTTTATGAGTTTGaacttaaaatataataatattaatttgtgttgagtcgaattaaaatttaaaaattaacttattaatacactatataattaaaaaattattattaattttaaggaGAATATATGTCCAATTTTAATATTAGATGTAATTGTTTAgactaattataataaaattttctttatttgattGTTTAAATGGGTCGTACACACACACACTATtcttttataactttttaatataaataccTAATATACACTACATCCTCCAACTTAAcatctaataaaatattactaaatgAGTCTCAACAAATCTCTAAACACATTTGACTAAACATCCGTCTAAATATGCaccataatttttaatatcataacagaaatatctatttaatttaGTGTTAGTTAGAAGAAAAAACtttcttaaatttttgaataaatcaaaataacaagTAAGGATTAAAATTGTGATATAGCTTTATTATACCATGGGAAAAGACAAATCAGCAAAACATAATCTTAACTAGTAGTATTaagatagaaaaagaaaaaaaaaaaatgatatagtGTGTATAGGGGAAAGGGCAGGTTGACTGTTGATGGCgaagagagaaaagaaaggaaaagtgAAAATTGAGGAAAGGAAAGAAAGTTTATAGCTTTTGGAGTTCCGTGAAGCTAGTATGTATATCAAATAGCATAGCACATGTAATGATTATAATAACGTGATGAGGACATGACGCCATTTTCGCTCCCACACACACCGCTTACGCTTAGTGTGCATATGCTCACTCCCACACACTATCTTTCTCTCTTCTTCTATtcttactactactactactagcAGCTTTCGAAAACGCACATAGTAATAGCCAACTAGGCAACCACATTCAGTTgcctaaaataaatcaaacaacaaGAAgatcttctttcttcttcttcttcttcttattttttcaaCCCTATTTCCTCTCTTCGGATCCAATCCACAAATTATGAAGAACACTAACAAAAATGTAAACCCTGTAATTACCTTCGACCACAAGAGGTACTAATTCTACTCTCTACTAGATCCGTCAATTTCTACTTCTTCATCGCATTCTCTTccatttctttcatttttatttatttattgaggATTTGTCTTTTTGTTcatcaaattattattgttgCTTTCTCAAGATCGATCTCGCTCTATTCAATTTCAGTGTGAGTTACTAATTAGAAATTAGAAATGAATTATGATTTGAGAATGTGAGGCAATGCTGAATGAGTGAGTGGATTTTGTGTGAAATGTTATGCGGCTTTTACTTCACTGCTAGTTTGACTTGGTTTCTCTTCAGATTCTTCTTTcgtctttttaatttttgttttgatcgatttaatttttttagttttgttcTGGCTTTTCCTGTGTTAATCTGCATCTGTTAATTGATTGTTAGGTTTTAATTATCTAATCTGTTTATAATTGGATTTTTTGTCAATTATTGTGTGTTTTGATGTGAACAGGGATGCCTATGGGTTTACTGTGCGACCTCAGCACCTGCAAAGATACCGTGAATACGCTAACATATACAAGGTCTTGTTTGCTATGCTTTtggtttattattattgttccAGTCTTgccatttttcaattttgttgattattcattttttgttttagagGAAAGAATAGGAGAATAGTGTGAAGGAAAATTCACTATGTTAAgttttaaaatcttattatgTGCATTACTCACTACATGTTGGTGCAAATTGTTTTTATTGTCTTTCTCAAAGCCGAAAACATGTAACTGTCTTATATGGCAGTTGTTGTGGGAGCAAAACTTACTCAATTGCAATTTCAGGAGGAAGAAGAGGAAAGGTCGGAACGGTGGAAGTCATTTTTAGATAGGCAGGCTGAGTCTACTGAATTGGACACAAAGGTATCAACTGCAGGGGAAGATGAGAAAGTTTCTGTTGATGAAGCTGCGGAGCAAGATGCAGATGCCAGCTCAGAGAAGGCTGTTGATGGAGAACAAGCGAGCGGCCGTACGCCTGGCAACGCTGATAGTGCAGCTGAAAATGGTGGTAAAAAGGAGGAGTTACCAGCACCTGAGGAGACACAAATTCATAGAGTCCAGTTATGGACAAACATAAGATCGTCTCTTCATATTATTGAGGATATGATGAGCATTCGTGTAAAGAAGAAAGGTGTGTCTGTAAAAGATGAAAGAAACAAGAAAGGTGTGTCAAAAGATGAACAGGTCAGTGACACTGAGAAATCACTGTCTCATTCTGATGATATTAAATCACCAAAAGGAGCATGTGAGGAAGACTCTGATGAGGAGTTCTATGACGTTGAGAGGTCAGATCCTAGTCCAGATACTCCTCTTGTTGATGGCTTGAATATCTCTGCAAATGGTATTGCTGCTGATGCTGCATCACTAGAGGCTTCATGTCCTTGGAAAGAAGAGTTGGAAGTTCTTGTTCGTGGGGGAGTGCCAATGGCACTGAGGGGAGAGGTACCCATTATATTCACGGGACATTCATTTCttgttaagtttattttttatttttagtgagCTACCCTCTTGTTTGTTCTTGTGCTTCAGCTCTGGCAAGCTTTTGTGGGTGTTAAAGCAAGGCATGTAGAAATGTATTATCAGGATCTACTAGCCTCAAATGGTGAttctgaaattaaaattaatcatcAAAGCTCGCAATTAGACGACAGTGATGGAAAAACAAATGCAGATTTCATACATGTACCAGAAAAATGGAAAGGACAGATTGAGAAGGTACCTGTGAAATTTGACATTGTTGTTCATGATgttgtattattattatctttacaACACTAAAGTAAGATCTTGCCAGTAGTTCCAATTGTTACTTGTTTGTGCAGGATTTGCCGCGGACATTTCCTGGTCATCCTGCTTTGGATGAGGATGGTAGAAATGCTTTGAGACGATTACTTACTGCATATGCTCGACATAACCCCTCTGTTGGTTACTGCCAGGTCCTTGCTTCTGAATAGagtttcatgttttttttacgtttttaataaaaagaagtTTTTCCCAGTATTTTTCAagatggattttgtttgaaaaatataacTGTCAACCAATCTAACAAGATGtctagataaaaaatatatacatataagtGAGCTGATCACTCAGAAATTTGTTCACATAGGActatattatactatttttttcttcaaataattggTGGCCAGAAATTTGTGACCCTCAAATGACGGGCCAAGGAATCCCAAAGCAATTGATAAAGAATTTAAGCCTTCCATGTCTTAATTTTCTTTATGTGAAGTAAAAATGAATTATCAATCTTTGTTGAGGTAGTTTGAACTTTGGACCACAGTGTTTCCCAAGTTGATATTAGAATTAGTTGAAGACTATCTAATCTGTACCACTGTGGCACAACATGTATCATTGTGGTACAGAATTTCTTTGTAGTTTATATCTATAGCAACCTTCTCACCTGAAACACCTTGAGCTTGAAGTGTGTACAAAGCATGATAAGAATGGTTCGTATAACTAAGATGCTGTCTTACTCCTGCATTGTGTTGAAATTGTATATTGTGATTTGAAGAAGTGGGAGCTACTTTGAGTCAAACTTGAATCAGTTAAGCACTGTTTTGAGGAAGCATGCCTGAGTAAAGGTGCAAAGATCCATAATTAATTCCCCACAGGCACTTTTCATATATGTGATTCATGAATATTAATGATCTGTACCACAACATGGATAATGAAATAGTTTAAGCCTGTTAAATactatattagaatgtaaataatatatatgggctgtaagtatgtaagtattctggcccggttagcattactgtaaattagAGTTATTTAATACCCTGTGTctatatgtctctcaatactctttatattcaacatggtatctagagccaacTGAGAGACAACCCTAATCGTCAACTACCCGGTCGACCCACTGTCTCCGGTGAATATTTTCTTCGGCAAACCGTGTTCTCAACTCCGGTTTTCCCCCTCTGCTGTTGATACGTTGATTCCTCAACTTTTGTTCAGCCGTTCACGCCCTATCATCGCTGCCATCACTGTTCTTGACGAGTTTTTTCGACGAACGACCACTCCAGCAACATCGTACACCCAGATCAGCCAAAACCCTTCAGCCGCATCATCAGAACCTCCCTCACGCGCCCCCACGCGCCGCCTGACCTCCTGCGCGTGAGATCCACGTGCCGCCCACTGCCGCCGCGCTTGACGGCGCATCCGGCAGCCGTTCACGGTGCCGCTTCTTCCACCGCACTCGCCTCGGCCccctgcttccatatctgcccTCAGTTTTCAGTTTCGAGTTACGGGTATACGAGTTCCAGTTCAAACAACNNNNNNNNNNNNNNNNNNNNNNNNNNNNNNNNNNNNNNNNNNNNNNNNNNNNNNNNNNNNNNNNNNNNNNNNNNNNNNNNNNNNNNNNNNNNNNNNNNNNNNNNNNNNNNNNNNNNNNNNNNNNNNNNNNNNNNNNNNNNNNNNNNNNNNNNNNNNNNNNNNNNNNNNNNNNNNNNNNNNNNNNNNNNNNNNNNNNNNNNNNNNNNNNNNNNNNNNNNNNNNNNNNNNNNNNNNNNNNNNNNNNNNNNNNNNNNNNNNNNNNNNNNNNGCATCTCACGTGTGAATCGGTTTGGAGTCAAGCAAAGGCACTCTATACTAACGATACACAACGTCTCTATGGAGTGTGTCACCGCTTGTTGAATATCATTACTCCGAAGTCACTCGATGGTTCTATTTCTGCATATCTTGGCACCGTTCATAGTGCACTTCATGACTTTAATGAGCTACTCCCTCCTGCTGCAAGTAATCCAGTTGAACAGaagaaggagttggatcaaCGCAGCACCTTCTTCATGCTTCTTGCACTCTATGGCCTACCCCAAGAGTACTCTGCAACTCGTGATCAAATTTTGGGGTTTGTTACTGTTCTGGATATGTCTACTACTTCAGCGATCCTCCTTCACGTACCAGCAAAACATCCAGTTGAGCAGTCTATTACTTCAGTTCCGGGTGACACTGCTGCTCTTGCATCTCTAAGCCTCGTCCAAAATGTGAGCATTGTCATCGGCTTGGACACACTATTGATCGTTGTTGGAAGTTGCATGGAAAGCCTTCGCCTTCGATAAATGCAACTCAGCTTGATCCTTCTGCCACTATTCAAACTACACCATCCCCACAAGGCTCCCCGGCAAACTATGAAGATTTTCTCCGATGGATTCAGAGTCATCCAAACTCTAGTTCTCCTACTTCGGTTGCACACACTGGTAACTCATCTGGTTACCTCTCTCATTCATCTTCTCTCGACCCTTGGGTTCTTGATTCTGGTGCGTCTGATCATGTTACTGGTAATAAAGGTCTCTTTTCATCACTTTCTACATCTGGTTTTTTACCTACTATAACTTCTGCCAATGGTACTCAAACCCGGTCTCAAGGAGTTGGCACTGTCCACATTCTCCCTTCTATCTCAGTTGCATCTGTTCTCTATGTACCTGGATGCccctttaatttactttcagttagtcGATTGACTCGATCTCATAACTGTATTATTACGttcactaatgataatgttacctTGCAGGACCGGAATTCGGGACGGACGATTGGCGTCGGATGTGAGTCACAAGGCCTCTATTACCTTTCTACAACATCCAAGACGTGCTCTGCCACAGAGTCCCCACATACTATCCATGCTCAGCTAGGACACCCAAGTCTTACCAAACTACAAAAACTGGTGCCTAGTTTGTCTAAGTTATCTACTttacattgtgagtcgtgtcagtTAGGAAAACACACCCGTAGTAACTTTCCTGATCGAGTCAATAAAAGAGTATCNNNNNNNNNNNNNNNNNNNNNNNNNNNNNNNNNNNNNNNNNNNNNNNNNNNNNNNNNNNNNNNNNNNNNNNNNNNNNNNNNNNNNNNNNNNNNNNNNNNNNNNNNNNNNNNNNNNNNNNNNNNNNNNNNNNNNNNNNNNNNNNNNNNNNNNNNNNNNNNNNNNNNNNNNNNNNNNNNNNNNNNNNNNNNNNNNNNNNNNNNNNNNNNNNNNNNNNNNNNNNNNNNNNNNNNNNNNNNNNNNNNNNNNNNNNNNNNNNNNNNNNNNNNNNNNNNNNNNNNNNNNNNNNNNNNNNNNNNNNNNNNNNNNNNNNNNNNNNNNNNNNNNNNNNNNNNNNNNNNNNNNNNNNNNNNNNNNNNNNNNNNNNNNNNNNNNNNNNNNNNNNNNNNNNNNNNNNNNNNNNNNNNNNNNNNNNNNNNNNNNNNNNNNNNNNNNNNNNNNNNNNNNNNNNNNNNNNNNNNNNNNNNNNNNNNNNNNNNNNNNNNNNNNNNNNNNNNNNNNNNNNNNNNNNNNNNNNNNNNNNNNNNNNNNNNNNNNNNNNNNNNNNNNNNNNNNNNNNNNNNNNNNNNNNNNNNNNNNNNNNNNNNNNNNNNNNNNNNNNNNNNNNNNNNNNNNNNNNNNNNNNNNNNNNNNNNNNNNNNNNNNNNNNNNNNNNNNNNNNNNNNNNNNNNNNNNNNNNNNNNNNNNNNNNNNNNNNNNNNNNNNNNNNNNNNNNNNNNNNNNNNNNNNNNNNNNNNNNNNNNNNNNNNNNNNNNNNNNNNNNNNNNNNNNNNNNNNNNNNNNNNNNNNNNNNNNNNNNNNNNNNNNNNNNNNNNNNNNNNNNNNNNNNNNNNNNNNNNNNNNNNNNNNNNNNNNNNNNNNNNNNNNNNNNNNNNNNNNNNNNNNNNNNNNNNNNNNNNNNNNNNNNNNNNNNNNNNNNNNNNNNNNNNNNNNNNNNNNNNNNNNNNNNNNNNNNNTCCGGATCCGGCCCTGCCACCTGAGCCTGACCTTCCCATTGCTCTTCGTAAGGATATTCGCACCACCCCGTAATCcatctcctcattatattgatttgtgttatcatcgtctttctcctttacattacacttgtttgtcctccttgtcttctgtttctattcctaaaactacaggtgaagcattatcccaacctgagtggaggcaagcaatgcttgatgagatgtgtgctctacaaagCAGTGGTACTTGGGAATTGGTACTTCTACCTCATGGGAAGTCGGTAGTCGggtgtcgttggctttatacagtgaaggttggtcccgatggtaagattgatcgatttaaggctcgtgtggtagccaagggatatactcagatttttgggttggattacagTGACACATTCTCACCGGTTGCCAAAATGGCATCTGTCAGACTATTTTTCTCCATTGCTGCAATTAGACATTGGCCCCTCCATcagcttgacattaaaaatgcttttttgcacggtgatcttgaagaggaagtgtatatggagcaaccaccaggatttgttgctcagggggagtcttccaacatggtttgtcggctacacaggtccctttatggtcttaaacagtctcctagagcttggtttggCAGATTCAGCTCGGTAGTACAAGAATTTGGTATGATCCGCAGTGAAGCCGATCACTCTGTATTTTATCATCACTCAGCTCAagggtgcatctatcttattgtttacgtggatgacattgttataactggtagtgatcagcAAGGAATACTCCAGTTAAAACATCTCTAGAATAAATTTCAGACTAAAGACCTTGGTAAACTCCGTTATTTTCTGGGTATTGAAGTAGCCCAATCCAAGGAtggccttgtaatttcacaaagaaaatatgctatggatattcttgaagaaactGGCCTACTAAATGCCAAGTCagttgatactcctatggatccaaatgtcaaactcctacccaatcagggggagcctctatcagattcaggaagatataggagattggttggaaaattaaactatctcacagtcactcgtcctgacatttcctttgttgtcagtgtggtaagtcagttcttaaattctccttgccaagaacatatggatgctgtaatccggattcttaaatacatcaaaagtgcacctggaaaaggtctcatttatgaagatagaggacatactcaaataattggctactcagatgctgattgggcaggctcacccatagatagacgatcaacttccgggtattgtgtactcataggaggaaatttaatatcttggaagagtaagaaacaaaatgttgtagcaagatccagcgctgaggcagaatacagggccatggcactagtaacatgtgaactcatctggCTGAAACAGTTAttgaaagaacttcaatttgaagagactagcacaatgacattaatatgtgataatcaagttgcattgcacattgcctcgaatccggtttttcatgagaggaccaagcatattgagattgaccgccattttgttagagaaaagattgaATCAGGTGACATCATCACCAGCTTTGTCAAATCCAATGATCAGTTAGCAGATGTGTTTACAAAGTCATTGCgaggtcctagaattagttatatatgtaacaagctaggtgcatttgatttatatgctccggcttgagggggagtgttaaatactatattagaatgtaaataatatacatgggctgtaagtatgtaagtattctggcccggttagcattactgtaaattagggttatttaataccctgtgtctatataaagagattccgctgtgtagttgaaacacacgggttattctatatgtctctcaatactctttatattcaacaaagCCATTATTTATTGTATGCCTCAACGGATGGACATCCATATGTTCATGACATCTATAACCTACTAACTTAAGCCTGTTTGGATAATTTAAACTGTAGGCCATGAATTTTTTTGCTGGCTTATTGCTGCTTTTGATGCCCGAGGAAAATGCGTTTTGGTAGGTCCTTATCAGTTTCCCTAGATTTCTAAAGTATATGCTAGGTATATATGCACATTTCAAAGTATAAACTACAGATAGAGCTTCATCATTATAAATGTTCCTGTATTTGATGTGCACTGGTGTCTTGAAGAAATGGCTTACTGACTACCCCATGCACATACGCAGCAACTTTCATTTTgcaaatttgaattaaatttatgttttatctcTAACTGGTTTTTTTGTCAGGACCTTAATGGGCATTTTAGATGATTATTTTGATGGCTATTATTCAGAGGAAATGATAGAGTCTCAGGTATTTATTCgcataaaaatatttgagtaaATTCTATAATGCATACAAATAACTTCTGTTTGACCTTTTGACATATATTCAAATGCATATTCATTTTATCAGGTGGATCAACTTGTTTTTGAGGAATTGGTGCGGGAGAGGTTTCCCAAATTGGGTTTGTATACTTTTTTGATTCATTTTCATGTCTTTGAACTCACCAAATGTTCTATCCTTAATTGTTAATAACTTGTGTGTACCTCTTTTTGCAGCCAATCATCTAGATTATCTGGGAGTGCAGGTAGCATGGGTTACTGGACCATggtttctttccatttttgtgaaCATGCTGCCTTGGGAAAGTGGtcaggttttatgttttatctatTGAATACTGTAGCTTAGTCTTATTTCAAATGAGCATTTGTTTTCTATAGCCTTAGCTTCCtcctgatttatggtaattatTTGGACATCAGTTCTTCGAGTTTG
The genomic region above belongs to Cicer arietinum cultivar CDC Frontier isolate Library 1 chromosome 4, Cicar.CDCFrontier_v2.0, whole genome shotgun sequence and contains:
- the LOC101489081 gene encoding uncharacterized protein, whose product is MKNTNKNVNPVITFDHKRDAYGFTVRPQHLQRYREYANIYKEEEEERSERWKSFLDRQAESTELDTKVSTAGEDEKVSVDEAAEQDADASSEKAVDGEQASGRTPGNADSAAENGGKKEELPAPEETQIHRVQLWTNIRSSLHIIEDMMSIRVKKKGVSVKDERNKKGVSKDEQVSDTEKSLSHSDDIKSPKGACEEDSDEEFYDVERSDPSPDTPLVDGLNISANGIAADAASLEASCPWKEELEVLVRGGVPMALRGELWQAFVGVKARHVEMYYQDLLASNGDSEIKINHQSSQLDDSDGKTNADFIHVPEKWKGQIEKDLPRTFPGHPALDEDGRNALRRLLTAYARHNPSVGYCQAMNFFAGLLLLLMPEENAFWTLMGILDDYFDGYYSEEMIESQVDQLVFEELVRERFPKLANHLDYLGVQVAWVTGPWFLSIFVNMLPWESVLRVWDVLLFEGNRVMLFKTAVALMELYGPALVTTKDAGDAVTLLQSLAGSTFDSSQLVLTACMGYQNINEVRLQQLRNKHRPAVIAAIEERSKGLKARRDSKGLASKLFEQSDNVQVLGSLSRTESGSTNADEILISLTGDGEIDSAPDLPEQIAWLKVELCRLLEEKRSAILRAEELETALMEMVKQDNRRQLSAKVEQLEEEAADLRQALADKQEQETAMLQVLMRVEQEQKVTEDARRFAEQDAAAQRYASEVLQEKYEEASAALAEMEKRAVMAESMLEATLQYQSGQVKLQPSPRSSQPESPVSRNNQEPTTDTPSRRISLLSRPFGLGWGDRNKGKPITVEEPAEVESPISQKEGNGLKVQDELETR